A single region of the Streptomyces vilmorinianum genome encodes:
- a CDS encoding protein kinase gives MDDYAGRVLADRYRLPLPPSDAYELVETRAFDTYSGQEVLVRQVPLPEVVDAEVVDDDGTGFTPHRVSGRATRRPADPAVRRAVEAAQAAAQIPDHPRLDQVFDVFAEAGSLWIVSELVGARPLAALLAERPLSPYRAAEIGSDVLTALRALHAHGWTHRNITTRTVLVCDDGRVVLTGLAAGAAEEALCGYAPVPFTEEDERGYGDVDGGEEEPPPGAAAVPEARGHSEIEPPARPELPGAAGPSGGPGAPVTSPAADVRAARAGAIAAYRAGARAAAQLGETATGAVPVQRPIQDPAPESEPQPDPESEPDPESESDRAVPLPPLPAPVPAQGLGPEPQWWSQAVDDDDEDDTDDGYPAEYPNQYPNQYPKRYGTGSEGGGPPRALLAGSWSDGPHASRDGSGPIPAGGGQVLPGSGRPALPAGYTPAPEPVPAPVPVPVPASGGWDGPADGSGPATVYRGPATRLAGERARQARIAVVGAVTERWAPEQAGPVHENWRLAPPIGPSTDLWALGALLYRAVQGHAPYPEDNAAELVQLVCAEPPAFAEECGPLRPVVESLLRQDPTERPDFEELRGWLRSLVRSAPEPEAGVGIVPLPSVDATRLPVVRRRGELVRRRRGGAAGGRHRHRKGRRHQDAPRHDEPQGVRSDQRYDHRHDQRHDERREFRQEHFHEELPQRAPRAPRAPRSSGASRSPRSLGRTLLLLILLLLGGTIAYAVMFMPKNGAEGEQPDGRPTGQSAPPAGQSGEPSSGTSTRPSTAPSTAPSSPKTSPPAATPSTPALAAGYTLRKDPEGFQIGVAEGWRRSPINDAGQVRYTGGDFTLIVVPGRDTVQANGSDPMAYQRTKERELQPWRDSSWSSASGLRRIDVGQQAMAVGQFTWQDTTGREVFVRNLALIEAGRYHVVQVIGPESERDKVSEIYDQAVKAYRSTR, from the coding sequence GTGGACGACTACGCGGGAAGGGTGCTCGCCGACCGCTATCGCCTGCCCCTGCCTCCCTCGGACGCGTACGAACTCGTCGAGACGCGCGCCTTCGACACGTACAGCGGGCAGGAGGTCCTGGTCCGCCAGGTGCCGTTGCCCGAGGTGGTCGACGCCGAGGTCGTCGACGACGACGGCACCGGTTTCACCCCGCACCGCGTCTCCGGCCGGGCGACCCGGCGGCCCGCCGACCCCGCGGTGCGGCGCGCCGTGGAGGCGGCGCAGGCCGCCGCGCAGATCCCGGACCACCCGCGCCTCGACCAGGTCTTCGACGTGTTCGCGGAGGCCGGTTCGCTGTGGATAGTGAGTGAACTGGTCGGGGCCAGGCCGCTGGCGGCCCTCCTCGCCGAGCGGCCACTGAGCCCGTACCGCGCCGCCGAGATCGGCTCCGACGTCCTCACCGCCCTGCGCGCGCTGCACGCGCACGGCTGGACCCACCGGAACATCACCACACGGACCGTGCTCGTCTGCGACGACGGACGCGTGGTCCTGACCGGGCTCGCGGCGGGCGCTGCGGAGGAGGCCCTCTGCGGCTACGCGCCCGTGCCGTTCACCGAGGAGGACGAGCGCGGGTACGGGGACGTCGACGGAGGCGAGGAGGAACCGCCGCCCGGGGCCGCGGCCGTGCCCGAAGCGCGGGGTCATTCCGAGATCGAGCCGCCGGCGCGCCCCGAACTGCCGGGTGCCGCCGGCCCGTCGGGCGGTCCCGGCGCGCCGGTGACGAGTCCGGCCGCGGATGTACGGGCGGCCCGCGCGGGCGCCATCGCCGCCTACCGGGCGGGGGCCCGCGCCGCCGCGCAGCTCGGCGAGACCGCGACCGGCGCCGTCCCCGTGCAGCGTCCGATCCAGGACCCCGCCCCGGAGTCCGAGCCCCAGCCCGACCCTGAGTCCGAGCCCGACCCTGAGTCCGAGTCCGACCGCGCTGTTCCGCTGCCGCCGCTTCCCGCACCCGTGCCCGCGCAGGGCCTCGGCCCGGAGCCGCAGTGGTGGTCCCAGGCGGTGGACGACGATGACGAGGACGACACCGACGACGGGTACCCGGCCGAGTACCCGAACCAGTACCCGAACCAGTACCCGAAGCGATACGGGACAGGGAGCGAAGGCGGCGGGCCGCCCCGCGCGTTGCTCGCCGGGAGCTGGAGCGACGGCCCCCATGCCTCGCGCGACGGCTCCGGCCCCATCCCGGCGGGCGGCGGCCAGGTGCTTCCGGGCTCCGGCCGCCCCGCGCTCCCGGCCGGCTACACCCCCGCGCCCGAACCCGTGCCCGCCCCTGTCCCCGTCCCCGTACCGGCCTCCGGCGGCTGGGACGGACCTGCGGACGGGAGTGGTCCGGCGACCGTCTACCGCGGTCCGGCCACCCGGCTCGCGGGCGAGCGGGCCCGTCAGGCCCGGATCGCGGTCGTCGGCGCCGTCACCGAGCGCTGGGCGCCCGAGCAGGCGGGCCCGGTCCACGAGAACTGGCGCCTCGCCCCGCCCATCGGCCCGTCCACCGACCTCTGGGCGCTCGGCGCGCTGCTCTACCGCGCCGTGCAGGGCCACGCCCCGTACCCCGAGGACAACGCGGCCGAGCTCGTCCAGCTCGTCTGCGCCGAACCCCCCGCCTTCGCCGAGGAGTGCGGCCCGCTGCGCCCGGTCGTCGAGTCCCTGCTGCGCCAGGACCCCACCGAGCGCCCCGACTTCGAGGAGCTGCGCGGCTGGCTGCGTTCCCTCGTACGGTCCGCGCCGGAGCCGGAGGCCGGCGTGGGGATCGTGCCGCTGCCCTCTGTGGACGCGACGCGGCTGCCCGTCGTGCGGCGCCGCGGCGAACTGGTGCGCAGGCGCCGCGGTGGAGCGGCCGGCGGCCGTCATCGTCACAGGAAGGGCAGGCGCCACCAGGACGCGCCGCGCCACGACGAGCCCCAGGGCGTACGAAGCGACCAGCGGTACGACCACCGCCACGACCAGCGCCACGACGAGCGCCGCGAGTTCCGGCAGGAGCACTTCCACGAGGAGCTCCCGCAGCGGGCCCCGCGCGCGCCCCGTGCACCGCGCTCGTCCGGCGCGTCCCGGTCCCCTCGGTCCCTCGGCCGTACGCTCCTGTTGCTGATTCTGCTGCTGCTCGGCGGGACGATCGCGTACGCCGTGATGTTCATGCCCAAGAACGGCGCCGAAGGCGAACAGCCCGACGGCCGGCCCACCGGACAGTCCGCCCCGCCCGCCGGTCAGAGCGGCGAGCCGAGCTCCGGGACGAGCACCCGGCCGAGTACCGCACCGAGCACCGCGCCGAGTTCCCCGAAGACGAGCCCGCCGGCCGCCACCCCCAGCACCCCGGCGCTCGCCGCCGGCTACACCCTGCGCAAGGACCCCGAGGGCTTCCAGATCGGCGTCGCCGAGGGCTGGCGCCGCAGCCCGATCAACGACGCCGGACAAGTCCGCTACACAGGGGGCGATTTCACCCTGATCGTCGTCCCCGGCCGGGACACCGTGCAGGCCAACGGCTCCGACCCGATGGCGTACCAGCGCACCAAGGAGCGCGAGCTCCAGCCGTGGCGGGACTCCTCCTGGTCCAGCGCCTCCGGTCTGCGCCGCATCGACGTGGGTCAGCAGGCCATGGCGGTGGGTCAGTTCACGTGGCAGGACACCACAGGTCGCGAGGTCTTCGTCCGCAACCTCGCCCTCATCGAGGCCGGCCGCTACCACGTCGTCCAGGTCATCGGACCGGAGAGCGAACGCGACAAGGTGTCCGAGATCTACGACCAGGCGGTGAAGGCGTACCGCTCCACGCGCTGA
- a CDS encoding serine/threonine-protein kinase, whose amino-acid sequence MSEAEQSRDTARDPRRDAAAGAGTDGDRGVVPAAREAEPDVKPGAAESEDGGPGKEPAPVESGAATASKPKGGTPSSGTKPSGGVPSEERLLAGRYRLDGVLGRGGMGTVWRAVDETLGRTVAVKELRFPNSIDEEEKRRLITRTLREAKAIARIRNNGAVTVYDVVDEDDRPWIVMELIEGKSLADAVREDGTLTPHRAAEVGLAILDVLRSAHRQGILHRDVKPSNVLIAEDGRVVLTDFGIAQVEGDPSITSTGMLVGAPSYISPERARGHKPGPAADMWSLGGLLYASVEGSPPYDKGSAIATLTAVMTEPVDPPKNAGPLLEKVIYGLLAKDPEQRLDDAGARVLLRAVLDAPVPVVEPEPSPEATRVVPLPPLPPTSPAKPSAKGKSADAAAERLRGALKSVRNAAAAARAEQKAKPKPDPLQGGNRPAQPRASLTDVVPRRTLVIIAGVVVLALLGTILAVSLVGGDEGTDAKGGGKGSGDTVASAGATAGNGGGKDKTGAPSDPGQQGGEQPSGSGSGSGSGGQSGTPSGNPSTHAPGAQLPAGYTMVTNSQFHFSMAMPSSFRLNGIAGRNSGGIFNADGGYPRVQVDYNSSPKDDAASAWAAAVAGVSASSNGYRHIGIKPVSYKGYPTVADWEFERTEKGMRVRILNRGFKVDATHGYSIMISCKADEWDAAACRTLRDTAFATFSPKD is encoded by the coding sequence ATGTCGGAGGCGGAGCAGTCGCGGGACACGGCGCGGGACCCTCGGCGGGACGCAGCCGCGGGTGCCGGAACCGACGGCGACCGGGGTGTGGTTCCAGCGGCTCGTGAGGCGGAGCCGGACGTGAAGCCCGGCGCGGCCGAGAGCGAGGACGGCGGACCGGGGAAGGAACCCGCGCCCGTGGAGAGCGGGGCCGCGACGGCCTCGAAGCCCAAGGGCGGGACGCCCTCGTCCGGGACGAAGCCGTCCGGCGGCGTACCGTCCGAGGAGCGTCTGCTGGCCGGCCGTTACCGGCTCGACGGCGTCCTCGGACGCGGCGGCATGGGCACGGTGTGGCGCGCGGTCGACGAGACCCTCGGGCGGACGGTCGCGGTCAAGGAGCTGCGCTTCCCCAACAGCATCGACGAGGAGGAGAAGCGACGGCTCATCACCCGGACCCTGCGCGAGGCGAAGGCCATCGCCCGGATCCGTAACAACGGTGCCGTCACCGTCTACGACGTCGTCGACGAGGACGACCGGCCGTGGATCGTCATGGAGCTCATCGAGGGCAAGTCCCTCGCCGACGCCGTCCGTGAGGACGGGACGCTCACGCCCCACCGCGCCGCCGAGGTCGGTCTCGCGATCCTCGACGTCCTGCGGTCCGCCCACCGCCAGGGCATCCTGCACCGTGACGTGAAGCCGTCCAACGTGCTGATCGCCGAGGACGGCCGGGTCGTCCTCACCGACTTCGGCATCGCCCAGGTCGAGGGCGACCCGTCGATCACCTCCACCGGCATGCTCGTCGGCGCCCCCTCGTACATCTCGCCCGAGCGGGCCCGCGGCCACAAGCCCGGCCCCGCCGCCGACATGTGGTCGCTGGGCGGACTGCTGTACGCGAGCGTCGAGGGCAGCCCGCCGTACGACAAGGGTTCCGCGATCGCGACGCTCACCGCCGTGATGACCGAGCCCGTCGACCCGCCGAAGAACGCGGGGCCCCTGCTGGAGAAGGTCATCTACGGCCTGCTGGCCAAGGACCCCGAGCAGCGGCTCGACGACGCGGGCGCGCGCGTGCTGCTCAGGGCGGTGCTGGACGCGCCGGTGCCGGTGGTCGAGCCCGAGCCGTCGCCGGAGGCCACGCGCGTCGTGCCCCTGCCGCCGCTTCCGCCCACATCGCCGGCCAAGCCCTCCGCGAAGGGGAAGAGCGCCGACGCGGCCGCCGAGCGGCTGCGCGGGGCGCTGAAGTCCGTACGGAACGCGGCCGCCGCGGCGAGGGCCGAGCAGAAGGCCAAGCCGAAGCCGGATCCGCTGCAGGGCGGGAACAGGCCGGCGCAGCCACGGGCCTCGCTCACCGATGTCGTGCCGCGCCGCACCCTTGTCATCATCGCCGGGGTCGTCGTACTGGCCCTGCTCGGCACCATCCTCGCCGTCTCGCTCGTCGGCGGTGACGAGGGAACCGACGCCAAGGGCGGCGGCAAGGGCTCCGGCGACACGGTGGCCTCGGCCGGTGCCACGGCCGGGAACGGCGGCGGCAAGGACAAGACCGGGGCGCCGAGCGACCCCGGCCAGCAGGGCGGCGAGCAGCCGAGCGGCTCGGGTTCCGGTTCGGGCTCGGGTGGGCAGAGCGGTACGCCGTCCGGGAACCCGAGCACCCACGCGCCCGGGGCGCAGCTGCCCGCCGGGTACACGATGGTGACCAACAGCCAGTTCCACTTCTCCATGGCGATGCCGTCTTCCTTCAGGCTCAACGGCATAGCGGGCCGGAACTCGGGCGGGATCTTCAACGCCGACGGCGGGTACCCGCGCGTCCAGGTCGACTACAACAGCAGCCCGAAGGACGACGCGGCCAGCGCGTGGGCCGCGGCCGTGGCCGGCGTCTCCGCGAGCAGCAACGGCTACCGGCACATCGGCATCAAGCCGGTCTCGTACAAGGGGTATCCGACCGTCGCGGACTGGGAGTTCGAGCGCACCGAGAAGGGCATGCGGGTCCGGATACTCAACCGGGGCTTCAAGGTGGACGCCACGCACGGCTACTCGATCATGATCAGCTGCAAGGCGGACGAGTGGGACGCGGCCGCGTGCAGGACGCTGCGGGACACGGCGTTCGCCACGTTCAGCCCCAAGGACTGA
- a CDS encoding glycerol-3-phosphate dehydrogenase/oxidase codes for MRTATLGPAERAEALAAMAERELDVLVVGAGVVGAGTALDAVTRGLSTGLVEARDWASGTSSRSSKLIHGGLRYLEMLDFALVREALKERGLLLERLAPHLVKPVPFLYPLQHKGWERLYAGSGVALYDAMSVSSGHGRGLPVHRHLSRQAALRVAPCLKKDALVGALQYYDAQMDDARFVATLVRTAASYGAKAASRARVIGFLREGERVVGARVQDVEAGGEYEIHAKQIVNATGVWTDDTQALIGERGQFHVRASKGIHLVVPKDRIHSNTGLILRTEKSVLFVIPWGRHWIVGTTDTDWDLDKAHPAASSADIDYLIEHVNSVLAVPLTRDDVEGVYAGLRPLLAGESDATSKLSREHTVAHPVPGLVVVAGGKYTTYRVMAKDAVDEAVHALDQRVAECVTEDIPLLGAEGYKALWNARARIAARTGLHVVRIEHLLNRYGSLTEEILELIAAEPGLAEPLTGAEDYLRAEVVYAASHEGARHLDDVLTRRTRISIETFDRGTRCARECAELMAPVLGWDGNQIEKEVEHYEKRVEAERESQRQPDDLTADAARLGAPDIVPI; via the coding sequence GTGAGGACAGCGACACTGGGACCGGCCGAGCGCGCCGAAGCGCTCGCGGCGATGGCCGAGCGTGAACTGGACGTACTGGTGGTGGGCGCCGGCGTGGTCGGTGCCGGGACCGCACTCGACGCGGTCACGAGAGGGCTCTCCACCGGCCTCGTGGAGGCACGCGACTGGGCATCAGGGACCTCCAGCCGGTCGAGCAAGCTGATCCACGGCGGCCTGCGCTATCTGGAGATGCTGGACTTCGCGCTGGTGCGTGAGGCGTTGAAGGAGCGCGGGCTGCTCCTCGAGCGGCTCGCCCCCCACCTGGTGAAGCCGGTGCCCTTCCTCTACCCCTTGCAGCACAAGGGCTGGGAGCGGCTCTACGCGGGCTCGGGCGTCGCCCTGTACGACGCGATGTCGGTCTCGTCGGGCCACGGCCGCGGACTGCCGGTGCACCGCCATCTCTCGCGGCAGGCGGCGCTGCGGGTGGCGCCGTGTCTGAAGAAGGACGCCCTGGTCGGCGCGTTGCAGTACTACGACGCCCAGATGGACGACGCCCGGTTCGTCGCCACCCTGGTGCGGACCGCGGCGAGCTACGGCGCGAAGGCCGCGAGCCGGGCGCGGGTGATCGGCTTCCTGCGCGAGGGCGAGCGGGTCGTCGGAGCCCGGGTGCAGGACGTCGAGGCGGGCGGGGAGTACGAGATCCACGCCAAGCAGATCGTGAACGCGACGGGGGTGTGGACGGACGACACCCAGGCGCTCATCGGGGAGAGGGGGCAGTTCCATGTACGGGCCTCGAAGGGCATCCATCTGGTGGTGCCCAAGGACCGGATTCACTCGAATACCGGACTGATCCTGCGGACCGAGAAGTCCGTGCTGTTCGTGATCCCGTGGGGACGCCACTGGATCGTGGGTACCACGGACACCGACTGGGACCTGGACAAGGCACATCCGGCCGCGTCCAGCGCCGACATCGACTATCTGATCGAGCACGTCAACAGCGTGCTGGCGGTACCGCTCACCAGAGACGACGTCGAGGGCGTGTACGCGGGCCTGCGGCCCCTGCTGGCCGGCGAGTCGGACGCCACCAGCAAGCTCTCGCGCGAACACACCGTCGCGCACCCGGTCCCCGGCCTGGTCGTCGTCGCCGGCGGCAAGTACACCACCTACCGCGTCATGGCCAAGGACGCCGTGGACGAGGCCGTGCACGCGCTCGACCAGCGGGTCGCGGAGTGCGTCACCGAGGACATCCCGCTGCTGGGCGCCGAGGGCTACAAGGCGCTGTGGAACGCACGGGCCAGGATCGCCGCGCGGACCGGACTCCACGTCGTGCGGATTGAGCATCTCCTCAACCGGTACGGGTCGCTGACCGAGGAGATCCTGGAACTCATCGCCGCGGAACCGGGTCTTGCCGAACCGCTCACGGGAGCGGAGGACTATCTGCGCGCCGAGGTCGTCTACGCGGCCTCGCACGAGGGGGCCCGGCACCTGGACGACGTCCTGACCCGGCGCACCAGGATCTCGATCGAGACCTTCGACCGGGGGACGCGCTGCGCGCGGGAGTGCGCCGAGCTGATGGCGCCGGTCCTGGGCTGGGACGGGAACCAGATCGAGAAGGAGGTGGAGCACTACGAGAAGCGGGTGGAGGCGGAGCGGGAATCGCAGCGGCAGCCGGACGACCTGACGGCGGACGCGGCGCGGCTCGGAGCGCCCGACATCGTGCCGATCTGA